GAACACGATAAACAAATCCCACATCCATCGTCGTTAGCTTCTTTAGAGCTCCTAAGAAATTATGGAAGTGGGTTCAAGAAGCTGAAGGGGGAAATATTAAACGACGTAAGTACTGAAACTAATGTTGTCAGCCACAAATTTTCAACCGAAGAAATCATAAGGTTGGCGGCAGCTAGGTTCGTAGTATTCCTTGCCCAAATGTATGATGATCATTATAACAACATGCCTATGCACCCTTTTGGATTTGCTCTCTCGGATACTCTGTCCGAGGATGAAATGAGAAACGTGGAACTTGTACACTATCTTTTAGCTGCGGCTGAGAAGGTAGGCTACCAACAATATGATCGTGCAACCAGACTGCTTTTACGTTTTAAATGGGTTTCGTCTCCCGCAGGTAATCCGGTCGAGAgagttgtttttcattttgctgAAGCGCTTCAAGAGAGAATTGAAAAAGAATCAGGTAGGGCGGCAATAATGAAGGGAGTAATCGAGGCAAATGATGATGAAATCCTTCGGGGGTCGAGTACTAATTCTTCATTCCTTACAGTTTACCAACAACTTCCTTTTTCTCAAATATTGCAATTCACAGGAATCCAAGCCATAGTTGAAAACGTTGCCTTGGAGCGCAAGGTCCATTTGATAGATATGGGAATCAGGTCTGGAGTGCAGTGGGCGCTCTTGATGCAGGCTCTTGCAGAGCGCCAACAGGATTGCCGGCACCCCATCGAGCTTCTTAAGATAACGGCGGTCGGATCAACGGCCATAGAGGAGACAGGTAAGAGGCTAACGGCTGTTGCAGAGTCCTTGGACTTGCCATTTTCGTTTAAGGCAGTTGTACTATTAGACATGAAAGATATCAAGGAAGAATTATTTGAAACTGAAGATGATGAAGCCGTGATAATTTATGCTTCATTAACACTGAGGGCAATGATCTCAAGGCCTAATTGCTTAGAAAACTTGATGAGAGTGATCGGAAATCTCAACCCATCTTTATTGGTTGTCACTGAAGTCGAAGCAAACCATAATTCACCCTCATTTGTGGATCGCTTCATTGAGGCTCTATTCTTTTATGGTGCATATTTTGAGAGCCTTGAGATTTGCATGAAGCAGCATGATGAGGATAGGATGAGAATGGAAAcatttttgggttgtttgatCCGAAACGTTTTAGTGGAGGAGGGCACAGAAAGGACTGTCCGAAACGTGACGTTGGATG
Above is a genomic segment from Alnus glutinosa chromosome 12, dhAlnGlut1.1, whole genome shotgun sequence containing:
- the LOC133852386 gene encoding DELLA protein RGL1-like, with translation MANNTLFSFSPFCSDGIQGGYGPLEDFENEEAVFKEKQVDHLSEIKAGETTNPISAEYRVKKGAHLLEDQLQQIQPTVSDAVEHDKQIPHPSSLASLELLRNYGSGFKKLKGEILNDVSTETNVVSHKFSTEEIIRLAAARFVVFLAQMYDDHYNNMPMHPFGFALSDTLSEDEMRNVELVHYLLAAAEKVGYQQYDRATRLLLRFKWVSSPAGNPVERVVFHFAEALQERIEKESGRAAIMKGVIEANDDEILRGSSTNSSFLTVYQQLPFSQILQFTGIQAIVENVALERKVHLIDMGIRSGVQWALLMQALAERQQDCRHPIELLKITAVGSTAIEETGKRLTAVAESLDLPFSFKAVVLLDMKDIKEELFETEDDEAVIIYASLTLRAMISRPNCLENLMRVIGNLNPSLLVVTEVEANHNSPSFVDRFIEALFFYGAYFESLEICMKQHDEDRMRMETFLGCLIRNVLVEEGTERTVRNVTLDVWRAFFARFGMVEIGFSEASLLQASLFVKQFACRSSCTLDKNGKCLIVGWKGTPIHSLSLWKFPLP